The genomic window ACGCGAAGACGGTCGTGCTCAGCAGCACGGGAAGGACCGAGGTCCGATGAACGACAGACGTCAGGCCGGCATCACGCTGCTCGAGCTGCTGATCGCGCTGGCGGTCATCAGCATCGCCTTCATGGCCTTCGCGTTCAGCCAGCTCCAGAGCCTCCGCTCCACCTCGCGCGCGCAGGTGCTCACAGAGGTCAAGGCGGCGGCGAACCTGGCGCTCGAGACCATCAGCGCCGAGGTGCTCGCGGCCGTGCCGCTCAGCGACTGCACGACCTCGAACTTCTGCGACCAGACGGACGTGGTCAACGGCGTCACGCAGAACCTCAGCTTCAAGTTCATCGACTACTACCGCTGGTGCGCGCCCAGCTCCTACCGCGAGGGCCTGCGCACCTACTTCCGCACGCAGTCGACGCCGAGCGGGGGCGGCCTGCCCACGCCGTCGGCCACGCAGATCGGCCCGTGCGCGGGGTCCGCGACCATCGACGGCGTCGACGTCGACTGGTCGATAGCGCCGCCAGCGACCGTGAGCGGCGCCCTGGACACCGAGGGCGTGCTCGACCTCACGGTCACGGCGACCCACGACCTGGGACAGACGCTGACGATCGGCAGCACGATCACCTGCTACGACGTCTACCCCGCCCCGAAGAAGGAGACGCCGCGGCCGTGCCCGGAGACGCAGCTGCCATGAGGGGCGTAGAGGCGATGAGGGCCGACGTTCCCAAGAGAGGCGACGCCGCCACGGGATCCGACGCGGCCACGAGGCGCGAGGCCTCGCCGCGCGCCAGGGAGCAGGGCTTCACGGTCGTGGAGCTCCTGATCGCCGGCTTCGTGCTGACGGTCGTGCTGGCGGCGACGGGCTTCTTCCTGGCCCAGCAGAGCACCCTCAACAAGCGCACCCAGGCCAAGGCCGAGGTCCAGGACAAGACCAGGATGGTGATGCAGCTCGTCACCTCCGACCTGCAGCTCGCCGGCGCCAGCGTCTACGCCGACGCCAGCGGCGCCCTGCAGACGATCTCGCCCGACCTGGGGATCTGCCCCACCGTCGGGTCGAGGAACTCCTGCCTGGGCGGCTACGACGGCGCCGGCGGCTCGTCCGTGAAGGACCACATCGCGACCGCGTACGTCACGACCCTCAGGCCCACCAACCAGGCGTGCCGCGAGGTGGGCTACCGCTTCTCCGGGGACGACCTGCTGCGCGCCGACAGGGTCTGCACCGGCGCGCACGTCGACACGACGAGCAGCGCGGGCTTCGACACGCTGGCCACGAACGTCCTCGCGCTCGACGTCACCTACGTCTGCTCGAACGGGGTCGTCATCTCGACCGTCCCCGACACGACGAACTGCCCGCCCGGCGTCTCGTACGTGCGCTCGGCACTGGTGTCGGTGGTCGCGCAGTCGGAC from Trueperaceae bacterium includes these protein-coding regions:
- a CDS encoding type II secretion system protein, with amino-acid sequence MNDRRQAGITLLELLIALAVISIAFMAFAFSQLQSLRSTSRAQVLTEVKAAANLALETISAEVLAAVPLSDCTTSNFCDQTDVVNGVTQNLSFKFIDYYRWCAPSSYREGLRTYFRTQSTPSGGGLPTPSATQIGPCAGSATIDGVDVDWSIAPPATVSGALDTEGVLDLTVTATHDLGQTLTIGSTITCYDVYPAPKKETPRPCPETQLP
- a CDS encoding prepilin-type N-terminal cleavage/methylation domain-containing protein; the protein is MRGVEAMRADVPKRGDAATGSDAATRREASPRAREQGFTVVELLIAGFVLTVVLAATGFFLAQQSTLNKRTQAKAEVQDKTRMVMQLVTSDLQLAGASVYADASGALQTISPDLGICPTVGSRNSCLGGYDGAGGSSVKDHIATAYVTTLRPTNQACREVGYRFSGDDLLRADRVCTGAHVDTTSSAGFDTLATNVLALDVTYVCSNGVVISTVPDTTNCPPGVSYVRSALVSVVAQSDAEVPGQEPQTFTLSSGATVDCGADRYCMELTQEVLLTNLKDR